One Paraburkholderia dioscoreae DNA segment encodes these proteins:
- a CDS encoding DUF1819 family protein: protein MGLYNAEISAGSLMIPESRRIAALLLSHPTDAQWDAALSDENLLQKKPATARRQARLIRRRLDTLDDTGLQLVVEGDAELCRQILLSAAARHSQLLSDFMRDVYRADLLRLEKNLSHRQWDGFLEECAHRDEAVAAWAASTREKLFQVIVRILFEAKYLDSTRRMELTPPLVHPKAQAYLRSLGDAETLARLETQA, encoded by the coding sequence GTGGGCTTATACAACGCGGAAATTTCAGCGGGCTCGCTCATGATCCCGGAGAGCCGCCGCATCGCGGCCCTCTTGCTCTCCCACCCCACCGACGCGCAATGGGACGCCGCCCTGAGCGACGAAAACCTCTTGCAGAAGAAGCCCGCCACGGCGCGGCGCCAGGCGCGGCTGATCCGAAGGCGGCTCGACACCCTGGACGACACGGGCTTGCAGCTGGTCGTCGAAGGCGACGCCGAGCTGTGCCGGCAAATTCTCTTGTCGGCCGCCGCGCGCCACAGCCAACTGCTGAGCGACTTCATGCGGGACGTCTATCGGGCGGACTTGCTCCGGCTCGAGAAGAACCTGAGCCACCGCCAATGGGACGGTTTCCTCGAAGAGTGCGCGCATCGCGACGAGGCGGTCGCCGCATGGGCCGCGTCGACCCGCGAAAAGCTCTTTCAGGTGATCGTCCGCATTCTCTTTGAAGCCAAATACCTCGACTCGACCCGGCGGATGGAACTGACGCCGCCCTTGGTTCATCCGAAGGCGCAGGCTTACCTCAGAAGCCTCGGCGACGCCGAGACCCTCGCGCGATTGGAGACCCAAGCATGA
- a CDS encoding DUF1788 domain-containing protein codes for MSASFDERLNQVLPRLLSPDVLDNKGAGGEIGFWVFDYPPEHEMKVRGWLAEVIEPGVRKQKPQLRFATVDLFECVIGLLEDRGLLAKALEMQRAKGDDALLASLRSVLKEDRLAARIVEKTRADELDLLIVKGVGAVYPLLRTHTLLSALHPHMQDTPLLMLYPGRYDGQSLRLFNALVDDNYYRAFSLVP; via the coding sequence ATGAGCGCCTCGTTCGACGAACGCCTCAATCAAGTGTTGCCGCGGCTGCTGTCGCCGGACGTCCTCGACAACAAGGGCGCGGGCGGCGAGATCGGCTTCTGGGTTTTCGACTATCCACCCGAGCACGAAATGAAGGTGCGCGGTTGGCTTGCGGAGGTGATCGAGCCGGGCGTGCGCAAGCAGAAGCCGCAGCTTCGCTTTGCGACGGTCGACCTCTTTGAGTGCGTGATTGGCTTGCTCGAAGATCGCGGCCTGTTGGCCAAGGCGTTGGAGATGCAGCGCGCCAAAGGGGACGACGCGCTGCTCGCCTCCTTGCGCTCAGTCCTCAAAGAGGATCGGTTGGCCGCGCGGATCGTCGAGAAGACGCGCGCCGACGAGCTCGACCTGCTGATCGTGAAGGGCGTGGGCGCCGTTTATCCGCTGCTGCGCACCCACACACTGCTCTCCGCGCTGCACCCGCACATGCAGGACACACCGCTTCTCATGCTTTACCCGGGGCGATACGACGGGCAGTCACTGCGCCTGTTCAACGCGCTGGTCGACGACAACTATTACCGGGCGTTCAGCCTGGTGCCCTAA
- a CDS encoding helix-turn-helix transcriptional regulator, giving the protein MSDALLRQWNVLRMIPRGGKITATEIHAKLRAAGYDVSKRTVERDLSALSVAFAIESDERNTPYGWRWKGDMPPLDFRGLTTPEALAFRLLDEHSRHLLPSGYRQELEPYFKAARQRLESEAGEKGAAAWTRAVRVVEPNQPLLAPPIDESVRAAISDALMLSRQLEVVYQALDRPASTAKALSPLGLVGVGGIMYLVVVFDGFDDVRTLALHRIRQAKLLPEPASKPEGFDLDAAIADGLFGFGELGRRSPIRLLFREHAGAHLLESPLSDDQVATPHGPGEVVIEASVPLTRRLRWWLSNFGPDVEVLGPPELRQEMAERLRKAAQRYDGPTQ; this is encoded by the coding sequence ATGTCTGACGCGCTGCTGAGGCAATGGAACGTGTTGCGCATGATCCCAAGGGGCGGCAAGATCACGGCGACTGAAATCCACGCCAAGCTGCGCGCCGCGGGATACGACGTGTCGAAGCGAACGGTGGAGCGCGATCTTTCGGCGCTCTCCGTGGCGTTCGCCATCGAGTCCGACGAGCGCAACACGCCCTACGGCTGGAGATGGAAAGGCGACATGCCGCCCTTGGACTTTCGCGGATTGACGACGCCCGAGGCGCTCGCCTTCCGTTTGCTCGACGAGCATTCGCGGCATTTGTTGCCGTCGGGGTATCGCCAAGAGCTCGAACCGTATTTCAAGGCGGCCAGGCAGCGCCTCGAATCCGAGGCGGGCGAAAAAGGCGCCGCCGCCTGGACGCGAGCCGTGCGCGTCGTCGAGCCCAATCAACCGCTGTTGGCCCCGCCCATCGACGAATCAGTTCGCGCCGCGATCAGCGACGCGTTGATGCTCAGCCGTCAGCTCGAAGTCGTCTACCAGGCTCTCGACCGGCCGGCCTCGACGGCGAAGGCGCTCAGTCCTCTGGGTCTGGTCGGCGTCGGCGGGATCATGTATCTGGTCGTTGTGTTCGACGGCTTCGACGACGTTCGAACGCTCGCCCTGCACCGGATTCGCCAGGCCAAGCTGTTGCCCGAACCGGCGTCAAAGCCCGAGGGCTTCGACCTGGATGCGGCGATCGCCGATGGCCTCTTTGGGTTCGGCGAGCTCGGGCGGCGCAGCCCGATCCGCCTCCTCTTTCGCGAGCACGCCGGCGCCCATCTGCTCGAAAGCCCACTGTCCGACGATCAAGTCGCAACGCCCCACGGCCCCGGAGAGGTGGTGATTGAAGCCTCCGTGCCGCTGACTCGCCGGCTGAGGTGGTGGCTGTCCAATTTTGGACCCGACGTGGAAGTGCTCGGCCCGCCCGAGCTGCGCCAGGAAATGGCCGAGCGGCTGCGCAAAGCGGCCCAGCGATACGACGGGCCAACGCAATGA
- a CDS encoding ParB/RepB/Spo0J family partition protein, translating to MTVKHAFDLRIIEVPLERIRPSAPLLPQVLATPKFRTIVSSIRELGVIEPLAVYPVEGRPGEYDLLDGRLRLEALKELGRETAPCMVSLDDEGFSFNRHINRITVVQEHRMIRASLAQGASEERIATVLKMDVRRIRERIHLLDGVAPEAVSLLKDKQAIPKVFAALKKMKPMRQIEAAEMMVAANRFTASYAEMLLITTRPEALTAKAQPKKKTDISPEDIARMEAEMERLHQDCQAVEDGIGDTMLSLVVAKGFMNRLLRNENIRGHLRRHHEDLLASLVTTLDAIAADNRTPERE from the coding sequence ATGACCGTCAAGCATGCGTTCGATCTGCGGATCATCGAGGTTCCATTGGAACGGATACGCCCTAGCGCGCCACTACTGCCGCAAGTCTTGGCGACCCCGAAATTTCGCACCATCGTCAGCTCGATCCGAGAGCTTGGTGTCATAGAGCCGTTGGCGGTTTACCCAGTGGAAGGGCGACCGGGAGAATATGACCTGTTGGACGGACGCTTGCGGCTTGAAGCGCTCAAAGAGTTGGGGCGAGAAACGGCCCCGTGCATGGTCTCTCTGGACGACGAGGGGTTCTCTTTCAACCGCCACATTAACCGGATCACCGTTGTCCAAGAGCATCGAATGATTCGAGCTAGCCTGGCGCAGGGGGCGTCCGAAGAGCGCATCGCGACGGTCCTCAAAATGGACGTGCGAAGGATTCGCGAAAGAATTCATCTGTTGGACGGAGTGGCGCCCGAAGCGGTATCCCTTCTCAAAGACAAGCAGGCTATTCCCAAAGTGTTTGCAGCCTTAAAGAAGATGAAGCCCATGCGGCAAATCGAGGCGGCGGAGATGATGGTTGCGGCCAACAGATTCACCGCGTCTTACGCGGAAATGCTCTTGATCACGACGCGACCGGAAGCGTTGACTGCCAAGGCGCAGCCCAAGAAGAAGACCGACATTTCGCCAGAAGACATCGCGCGCATGGAGGCTGAAATGGAGCGCCTGCACCAAGATTGCCAGGCGGTCGAGGACGGAATCGGCGACACGATGCTCTCGCTCGTGGTCGCCAAGGGATTCATGAATCGGCTTCTGAGGAACGAGAACATCCGCGGGCATCTCCGGCGTCATCACGAGGACTTGTTGGCGAGCCTCGTGACAACCTTAGATGCCATCGCGGCGGACAACCGAACACCGGAACGCGAATGA
- a CDS encoding ankyrin repeat domain-containing protein produces MRNTQLRTKVGAELQAAASVDTAVIEALPEESREQARATLAKIREKQQATRNDEPPPTIFAAASLADPLLLSELVRHFDPRLADSDGWTPLMAAARATLLAREDAPAEASPSVQCLKILLPLSDPMAESSSGRTALMFAGSAHAANLLLPVSDPKARDERRRTALMHAVLDNRPAVAAALLAVSNVDAESDEGATALDYALGFGHRRAGVKLAELLAPLATSGIDQSLELAVAATTSKAAEDAAARNSWRPVVDELASRASAGAAKAALAKFRALDFPKTSSVLAKRSNN; encoded by the coding sequence ATGCGCAACACGCAACTGAGAACAAAAGTCGGCGCCGAATTGCAGGCCGCCGCATCCGTGGACACGGCGGTCATCGAGGCGTTGCCGGAAGAGAGTCGGGAGCAGGCGCGGGCAACGCTCGCCAAGATCCGCGAGAAGCAACAGGCGACGCGCAACGACGAGCCCCCGCCGACCATCTTTGCGGCCGCGTCGCTGGCGGACCCGCTGTTGCTCAGCGAGCTGGTTCGCCATTTCGATCCGCGCCTCGCGGACAGCGACGGCTGGACGCCGTTGATGGCGGCGGCCCGTGCCACCCTGTTGGCGCGCGAGGACGCCCCTGCGGAGGCGTCGCCGAGCGTGCAGTGCTTGAAAATCTTGTTGCCGTTGTCTGACCCGATGGCCGAATCGTCTTCGGGGAGAACCGCGCTGATGTTCGCAGGATCCGCTCACGCCGCGAACCTCTTGTTGCCCGTCAGCGATCCGAAGGCGCGCGACGAGCGCCGCCGAACCGCCTTGATGCACGCGGTCCTCGACAATCGGCCGGCCGTCGCGGCTGCCCTCCTCGCGGTCAGCAACGTCGACGCCGAGAGCGACGAGGGCGCCACCGCGTTGGACTACGCCTTGGGCTTCGGCCACCGCCGCGCCGGAGTGAAGCTCGCCGAGCTCTTGGCGCCGTTGGCGACGAGCGGAATCGACCAATCGCTTGAGCTCGCGGTGGCGGCCACAACGTCGAAAGCCGCGGAGGACGCTGCGGCCCGCAACTCCTGGCGGCCCGTTGTCGACGAACTGGCCTCGCGCGCGAGCGCCGGCGCCGCGAAAGCGGCTCTCGCCAAGTTCCGCGCGCTCGACTTCCCGAAAACTTCGTCAGTTTTGGCGAAACGGTCGAACAACTGA
- a CDS encoding abortive infection family protein: MKLAQYTINKLADLVCGGGNGWPYRRGVDLVEFFNGYGFRDVYESGFPSRVVFAKERLTELASKPEMAQLICDLIDPRLWYDLQQAVVVSNEDSAAKLNELLAFDNYEVVKEGSRYKLRDLTGALIAPEAIPETLPEASAASIETQIKKCRTKIEVGDYDGAITNARALIEHLLLAIETELSVDLPPAFDGDLGRLFNRVRVLLNLDTSRKDISDTLRQVLTGLTSIVQGLSAMRNKMSDSHGTTYKPARHHAKLAVNCAMTLADFLFETKAYQEEKGLLGKQRTAAEKH, translated from the coding sequence ATGAAGCTCGCGCAATACACCATCAACAAATTGGCCGATCTCGTTTGCGGCGGAGGCAACGGATGGCCTTATCGACGCGGCGTCGACCTGGTTGAGTTTTTCAATGGTTACGGGTTTCGAGACGTCTACGAGTCTGGTTTTCCCAGCCGCGTCGTATTTGCGAAGGAGCGTCTCACCGAACTCGCGTCCAAGCCCGAGATGGCGCAATTGATCTGCGATCTAATCGACCCAAGGCTCTGGTATGACTTGCAGCAAGCTGTCGTCGTTAGCAACGAGGACAGCGCCGCGAAGCTCAACGAACTGCTTGCCTTTGACAACTACGAGGTCGTCAAAGAAGGCTCTCGCTACAAGCTGCGCGATCTGACGGGAGCTTTGATCGCTCCGGAGGCGATCCCCGAGACGCTGCCCGAAGCGTCGGCCGCATCGATCGAAACGCAGATCAAAAAGTGCCGCACAAAAATCGAGGTCGGCGATTACGACGGCGCCATCACGAACGCACGGGCGCTCATCGAACATCTGTTGCTCGCAATTGAGACGGAGCTTTCCGTCGATCTGCCACCGGCGTTCGATGGCGATTTGGGCCGACTCTTCAACCGCGTTCGCGTCCTACTGAATCTGGACACCAGCCGCAAAGACATATCCGACACCCTGCGCCAGGTTCTCACGGGACTTACGTCGATCGTGCAGGGATTAAGCGCGATGCGCAACAAAATGTCTGACAGCCACGGAACGACTTACAAGCCCGCTCGGCACCACGCGAAGCTCGCGGTCAATTGCGCAATGACGCTCGCCGACTTTCTCTTCGAGACGAAGGCCTATCAAGAAGAGAAAGGGTTGCTTGGTAAGCAGAGAACGGCTGCAGAAAAGCACTGA
- a CDS encoding ParB/RepB/Spo0J family partition protein, translated as MDDKFKGFLATLPRAEKITLIPATQLRVLNPRTRNSLFFAQLVENIATIGLKRPITVAYGGRAESGEEWHEVLCGQGRLEALKALGETVIPCCVVEADQVERYLITLTENIARRRHTTEELLSGIQILKARGYTAEQISTKTNLDSGYINGILNLLENGEQRLVRAVEKRMVPMWLALDIARSSTGEMQDAMVAAYENGTLKGEELMRVRKLLSKREAVGKAFHSKKPAPREKPTPQKLLRTYQTEVRRQKFVIQNATLQEQRLLLITSAFRRFLSDEHFRTLLRAEGIKDIPEAVASRIPQELLP; from the coding sequence ATGGATGACAAGTTCAAAGGATTCTTGGCGACGCTGCCCAGAGCGGAAAAGATCACGCTGATTCCGGCCACGCAACTCCGAGTCCTGAACCCTCGGACCCGCAACAGCCTGTTTTTCGCGCAGCTTGTCGAGAACATCGCGACGATCGGGCTCAAACGGCCCATCACGGTCGCGTATGGCGGGCGCGCCGAGTCGGGCGAGGAGTGGCATGAGGTGCTTTGCGGCCAAGGGCGCCTGGAAGCTTTAAAGGCGTTGGGCGAAACCGTCATTCCATGCTGCGTCGTCGAGGCGGATCAAGTCGAGCGCTACCTCATCACGCTGACTGAAAATATCGCTCGGCGACGGCACACAACCGAAGAGTTGCTCAGCGGCATCCAAATACTGAAGGCTCGTGGATACACGGCCGAGCAAATTTCGACGAAGACGAACCTCGATTCGGGCTACATCAACGGCATATTGAACCTGCTGGAAAACGGCGAGCAGCGTCTTGTGAGAGCCGTTGAGAAGCGAATGGTGCCGATGTGGCTTGCGTTGGACATCGCTCGATCCTCGACGGGGGAGATGCAGGATGCAATGGTCGCGGCATACGAGAATGGCACGCTCAAAGGCGAGGAGTTGATGAGAGTGCGCAAGCTCCTCAGCAAGCGCGAGGCGGTCGGGAAAGCGTTTCATTCAAAGAAGCCAGCGCCGCGAGAGAAGCCGACCCCGCAAAAGCTGCTTCGCACCTACCAGACCGAGGTGCGCAGGCAAAAATTCGTCATTCAGAATGCCACGCTTCAGGAGCAACGTCTTCTGCTGATCACGTCCGCGTTTCGGCGGTTCTTGTCTGATGAGCATTTTCGGACGTTGCTTCGCGCCGAGGGAATCAAAGACATTCCCGAGGCGGTGGCCAGCCGCATCCCACAGGAGCTTTTGCCATGA
- a CDS encoding cyclic-phosphate processing receiver domain-containing protein, producing MGYRLFIDDLRDPVDPAWTIARSSAEAITLLLGRGCPDEISFDHDLGGDDTAMAVAKRLIDLDLDANGAFIPPAFRFWVHSANPVGAANLRALLDRYLDVRGANAGDA from the coding sequence ATGGGCTATCGCCTGTTCATTGACGACTTGCGCGACCCCGTCGATCCCGCGTGGACGATTGCGCGCAGCTCGGCGGAGGCCATTACCCTGTTGCTCGGACGCGGCTGCCCCGACGAGATTTCGTTCGACCACGATCTGGGCGGCGACGACACCGCGATGGCCGTGGCCAAGCGACTGATCGATTTGGACTTGGACGCGAACGGCGCCTTCATTCCGCCCGCGTTCCGGTTTTGGGTGCACAGCGCCAATCCCGTGGGCGCCGCGAACCTCCGGGCGCTGCTGGACCGCTACCTGGACGTGCGCGGCGCCAACGCGGGCGACGCGTGA
- the brxC gene encoding BREX system P-loop protein BrxC: MKIKELFVKRIDRPINGVIKADQRDEASIWQELDEYVATKEVTEYLRSFFEAYLATAAHPNDPSIAARMGVWVSGFFGSGKSHFIKILSYLLSNLEASHPGDETSRRAIEFFDSKIKDAMLLGDIRRAVTGNTDVILFNIDSKADSKGDRDAILQVFLRVFNEMQGLSGDAPHVAEMERYLISKGAYDAFKQAFKAANGNAWDAERDAVDFLRDDVIAGLSHALDMSPDSAAKWFDNARDDYKINIEGFAALVRKYLDTKGPQHRIVFLVDEVGQFIGKNTALMLNLQTITEELGTQCKGRAWVIVTSQEDIDATLGEANQARTNDFSKITGRFHTRLSLSSSNTDEVISHRLLEKTPSARAELEALWKAKGDIINNQVSFADHAVAFRRFRDAADFSAHYPFAPYQFQLLQKVFESIRKVGATGRHLARGERSMLDAFQTAAVHNGPRDIDALVPLYDFYPAIESFLDSSVKRAIDQAADNPALEDWDGELLRTLFLIRYADAVKGTVDNLATLCLDRVDADKLALKRQIEAALLRLERQNLVSRNGDLWFFLTNEERDVSQEVKSVNVSEADISRLVAELVFDEILAGQTKVRHRDTKSDYEFNRLLDSVPYKLANAALTFEVISPVGADYEMMHEARCIGRSAEGSGRALLRMANDPRVYVELKTYLQIEKYIAPKADTATPSLKRILYDRKDENRERRARLLSQLAEMMSAGDFYALGQRLTIKPQSPPSVLDEMLNYLVSNTYSKLGYIKVRQADPIAEIRAVLTADTVGQQRMALGGEDGNALALGEMRQYLDVVAKSSRVLLSDVIDRFSGVPWGWRPEWETVLLVARLFMAGEIKLVMEGADLDPLGAIEPLTKAARFKNVSILKRKTSDALTRTTARELHRDMFSIMPPEDEDALVAEFRSHLAQLKADLERARGKAEHKDYPGGTEIVRALITIDRQLALRDPYEFLDALAQARNDWLDLAEDVHDVLGFYKNQVPVWSRLLDALASFSDNREALLNAPEAAAALSELEMIHHNPAPYGMINRIEGLVATVEKVNDAIGGERRERALRSVDEKIAEAQQALDAAEADPALRNAALNPLQTLKAQLAGMVSIPRILFAQGRAGDLLDEAMDKIARAARTNEAPKARVEARADGAAGGGVGAGAGTGVAGAAVSTRSIKVVRTSELSAKTYLESAEDVEEFIGSLRRELLAAIAAGHRARLQ; the protein is encoded by the coding sequence ATGAAAATTAAAGAGCTATTCGTCAAGCGCATTGACCGGCCGATCAACGGCGTCATCAAAGCGGATCAACGCGACGAGGCGAGCATCTGGCAGGAGCTGGACGAATACGTCGCGACCAAAGAGGTCACGGAATACCTGCGCAGCTTTTTTGAAGCTTACCTCGCCACCGCAGCCCACCCCAACGACCCGAGTATCGCCGCGCGAATGGGCGTCTGGGTGTCGGGTTTCTTTGGGTCGGGCAAGTCGCACTTCATTAAGATTTTGTCGTATCTGTTGTCCAACCTCGAAGCCTCCCATCCGGGCGACGAGACATCGCGGCGCGCGATTGAATTCTTTGATTCGAAAATCAAAGACGCCATGCTCTTGGGCGACATTCGCCGCGCGGTCACGGGCAACACTGACGTGATCTTGTTCAACATCGACTCGAAGGCCGACTCCAAAGGCGATCGGGACGCGATCCTGCAAGTGTTCCTGCGCGTCTTCAACGAGATGCAAGGGTTGTCGGGCGACGCGCCGCACGTCGCCGAGATGGAGCGCTATCTGATCTCCAAGGGCGCCTACGACGCGTTCAAGCAGGCGTTCAAAGCGGCCAATGGCAACGCGTGGGACGCCGAGCGCGACGCGGTCGATTTCCTGCGCGACGATGTGATCGCAGGGCTCAGCCACGCGCTGGACATGTCGCCGGATTCCGCAGCGAAATGGTTCGACAACGCGCGCGACGACTACAAGATCAACATCGAGGGTTTCGCCGCGCTCGTGCGCAAATACCTCGACACCAAGGGCCCGCAGCACCGGATCGTCTTTTTGGTCGACGAGGTCGGCCAGTTCATCGGCAAGAACACGGCGCTGATGCTCAACTTGCAGACCATCACCGAAGAGCTCGGCACGCAATGCAAAGGGCGCGCCTGGGTGATCGTGACCAGCCAGGAAGACATCGACGCCACCCTGGGCGAAGCCAACCAGGCGCGCACGAACGATTTTTCGAAGATCACGGGCCGCTTTCACACGCGCTTGTCCCTGTCGAGCTCGAACACCGACGAGGTCATTTCGCATCGCCTGCTCGAAAAAACGCCCTCGGCGCGCGCCGAGCTCGAAGCCCTCTGGAAGGCCAAGGGCGACATCATTAACAACCAGGTTTCGTTTGCGGATCACGCGGTGGCTTTTCGGCGCTTTCGCGACGCCGCGGATTTCTCCGCGCACTATCCGTTCGCCCCTTACCAGTTTCAGCTGTTGCAAAAGGTCTTCGAGTCGATTCGCAAAGTGGGGGCGACCGGCCGGCACTTGGCGCGCGGCGAGCGCTCGATGCTCGACGCCTTTCAAACGGCGGCGGTCCACAATGGCCCGCGGGACATCGACGCGCTCGTGCCCCTCTACGATTTCTATCCGGCGATCGAAAGTTTCCTGGACTCCTCGGTCAAGCGCGCCATCGATCAAGCGGCCGACAACCCGGCGTTGGAGGACTGGGACGGGGAGCTCCTGCGAACGTTGTTCCTCATTCGCTACGCGGACGCGGTGAAGGGGACGGTCGACAACCTCGCCACCCTGTGCCTCGATCGCGTCGACGCGGACAAGCTCGCGCTCAAACGCCAGATTGAAGCCGCGCTGTTGCGCTTGGAGCGGCAGAATCTGGTGAGCCGAAACGGCGACCTTTGGTTTTTCCTGACCAACGAGGAGCGCGACGTTTCACAAGAGGTGAAGTCCGTCAACGTCTCGGAGGCTGATATCTCGCGCCTGGTCGCCGAGCTCGTGTTCGATGAGATTCTTGCCGGGCAAACGAAAGTGAGGCATCGCGACACCAAGAGCGATTACGAATTCAATCGCCTGCTCGACAGCGTCCCCTACAAGCTGGCGAACGCCGCGTTGACCTTCGAGGTGATCTCGCCCGTCGGCGCCGACTACGAAATGATGCACGAGGCGCGATGCATCGGCCGCAGCGCCGAGGGCTCGGGACGGGCGTTGCTGCGAATGGCCAACGATCCGCGCGTCTATGTCGAGCTGAAAACGTATTTGCAGATCGAGAAATACATCGCGCCGAAAGCGGACACGGCGACCCCGTCGCTCAAACGGATTCTTTACGACCGGAAGGACGAAAACCGCGAACGCCGGGCGCGCCTTCTGTCGCAACTGGCGGAAATGATGAGCGCCGGGGACTTCTACGCGTTGGGCCAGCGGCTGACGATCAAGCCGCAATCGCCGCCCAGCGTGCTCGACGAAATGCTCAACTATCTGGTCTCCAACACCTATTCAAAACTCGGCTACATCAAGGTTCGCCAGGCCGATCCGATCGCGGAAATCCGAGCCGTGCTCACTGCCGACACGGTGGGCCAGCAACGCATGGCGTTGGGCGGGGAGGACGGCAATGCCCTCGCGTTGGGGGAAATGCGCCAATATCTCGACGTGGTCGCCAAGAGCAGCCGCGTGCTCCTCTCCGACGTCATCGACCGCTTCTCGGGGGTGCCCTGGGGGTGGCGGCCGGAATGGGAGACGGTCCTGCTGGTGGCGCGGCTTTTCATGGCCGGCGAAATCAAGCTGGTGATGGAGGGCGCGGACCTGGACCCCCTAGGGGCGATTGAGCCACTGACGAAAGCGGCCCGCTTCAAAAACGTCTCGATCTTGAAGCGCAAGACCTCCGATGCGCTGACGCGCACCACCGCGAGAGAGTTGCATCGCGACATGTTTTCGATCATGCCGCCGGAGGACGAAGACGCGCTCGTCGCCGAGTTCCGCAGCCACCTCGCCCAGCTCAAAGCGGACCTCGAACGCGCGCGCGGCAAAGCCGAACACAAGGATTACCCGGGCGGCACGGAGATTGTGCGGGCGTTGATCACGATCGATCGCCAACTGGCGCTGCGCGATCCCTATGAGTTTTTGGACGCGCTCGCGCAGGCTCGCAACGATTGGTTGGATTTGGCCGAAGACGTCCACGACGTGCTCGGGTTCTACAAGAACCAGGTTCCGGTCTGGTCGCGCCTGCTCGACGCCCTCGCCAGCTTTTCGGACAATCGCGAGGCGCTGCTCAACGCGCCGGAGGCTGCGGCGGCCCTGTCCGAATTGGAGATGATCCACCACAACCCGGCGCCCTACGGGATGATCAATCGGATCGAGGGGCTGGTCGCGACCGTGGAGAAAGTGAACGACGCGATCGGCGGCGAGCGTCGCGAACGCGCGCTCCGTTCGGTCGACGAGAAGATTGCCGAGGCGCAGCAGGCGCTGGACGCCGCCGAGGCGGATCCGGCTCTGCGCAATGCGGCGCTCAATCCCCTTCAAACCTTGAAGGCGCAACTGGCCGGGATGGTCAGCATCCCGCGCATTCTCTTCGCGCAGGGGCGGGCGGGCGATCTGCTCGACGAGGCGATGGACAAGATTGCGCGCGCGGCGAGGACCAATGAGGCGCCCAAGGCTCGGGTCGAGGCGCGGGCTGACGGCGCCGCGGGGGGCGGAGTGGGCGCGGGCGCGGGGACCGGCGTCGCAGGCGCGGCGGTCTCGACGCGCTCCATCAAGGTGGTGCGCACGAGCGAGCTGAGCGCCAAGACCTACCTTGAAAGCGCCGAAGACGTTGAAGAATTCATCGGAAGCCTTCGCCGGGAGCTCCTCGCGGCCATCGCGGCGGGCCACCGCGCGCGTTTGCAGTAA